Sequence from the Mycosarcoma maydis chromosome 4, whole genome shotgun sequence genome:
ACCCAGGTGCCAAATTCTGCTCCGCTCACACACcggccgacgacgatcagaGTCGTTGCGTCCACAGCGTCGCTTGCAACAGTCAAATACTGGACAGCAACGTGCAAGGACCACGGTTTTCACATGCGTTCCGCCGACAGTAGCATCGCGTCGGCTCCAACACGTACTGTCACTGCCAGCTCCACTCCAccctcgacgacgatcacTCGGCTCCACACCCCGACCGTACAAGCCACGTCTCTGgctcgatcgtcgtcgcatCAGCggtcgtcttcgtcgccTTCACCAACCATGCTCACGCTGAAACGCAAAACGAGCTTCTCCAGCACTCACACTAGCAGCCCCGTGAGAAATACAcgagcgtcgtcgtctgtGGGATTGATAAGGAAACCTTCGCGAACAACCATCGTAGGATCCgcaaagcaaagcgtcACACACTTGGATGGCGTGGCTGCCAACAAGTCCACTTGCGGCGTGACAAGTGTGTCTATTCGTCGAGTGGCGACCTGAGCTTGCCTGTTCGCTCATCTGCTAACTGTCATTACGCGTCTTGGTTTAGTCGATCTTTGCCTGTCCACACCCACGCACACGGCACAGACCTTTGTGAATCTCACGTTTTCTAAACCTACTGAATCGACATTACACTGTACAGAGACTGTGTGTGATTTGCAggctgagcttgttgatcaGTAGCGCCGAACGGCCCCCTCAGCACCAGCAATCACTGTGCGGCCTGACCGATCCAAGCCAATCCAGCTGGTCTGGTCGCAGTCCCATCCAGCGTATTCGTGCACCACCCTGGGAGGACGACATGTCGATTCAGtgtcttgatcgtctcCCTGCATATGCGTCCAGCCTTGCAGCGCAGCGCGGTACGGCAATCCATCTTGCGTCGCCACCAGCAcatgctgctcgtcgtccgtAGAAACAAGCCGAAGGCAGTTGATCTCGGCGTTGTTGCGCTTCCACGTTGTGAGCAGACCTTTGGGCACGCTCGCACTATCGGTTTGTGAACAAGTGGCGCGAACATCCCACACACTGACGATGCCATTAGCGGTTCCCACCACGACAGTGTTCTCCAGCACATTGATCGCAGTAACACCCGCAGTTGTAGTCTGGCTCCACAAATCCGTCGCTGAGGGCGCCGCACCAGGTGGAAAATCGAATTTGCTCGTCGTTAcactcgctgctgctgttctcAAATCAAACAGCTGCCACGAACCACTCGCAAGTCCCACTGCAAAAGTCGACTGCTCTGCTTCCGCTCCGTCCTGTAGCTGTGACAAAGCCAAACACTGAACGGCAGAATATCGATCACTGCCCATCATCCTAATCTGTTTGGGCGTTGCTACGTCCCACAATCGAACCGATCCGTCCGCTCCGGCCGTCAGTATACTCTTGCCTCTGCCAATGACGCCTGCGGTCAAGACTGCCCGTTTGTGACCCTGCAATGTGCGCGGATTGTCTCCTGTGAAAGGATCCCAGATCCGACACGTCAAATCGCCCGATGTGGACAGCACGACTCTGTTCGACGGGAAGAACTTGACAAAGCGTACGTCACCAACGTGGCCCTTGAGCGCTGTCTTTTTACTCAACCTCGACTTAGCCGAGCTAATAGAGAGTCGGATTCGCGCTTCGATCTCCCATTTGCGCTCTTCTGCATCGGACGATTCTCCGGTCAGAATgtgttgctcttcttcaGTCAGAGTTTCGATCGCATTTGCTCGCGCTTCGGCCGCATCAAATTCGCCTACAAGTCGTCCAGTGTACAGCGACCCTTCAGAGCCACCTGCGACAAAGAGATCCAGTTCATCGTCTGCCGATCCCAGGCCCATGTCGAATGCATCAATGGTGGGATGATTCGTGTAATTGTCGTTGACCTTCGACGTGCCTACGGTAGGCAAGAACTTGGTCACGGATCTGCGAGGGAAGCAAATTTGAATTCcagagtcgagctcgatgtTCGATTGCAACTTTCTTGTTGACCttttgttgttgttgttgttgttgtttttgttgctgctgctgccgtcagTATCAGCTTTGCCTTGTTGCGTCAACTCAAGGTCTAGCCAGCTCCCTGGAACTCGGTGAATTTGTAGCCCGTTGGTAGGTCCACCAGACGCTTCTGGGTCGCCTATTTTGACTCCACCTTGCGTTTCAACATTCTGTCCGTCGTCTTTGGTCTGAATGAGAGGAAGCTTGATATGTACGCTGGATGAAGGTGCGTTGGACGCGTAGTAGGAGAGCCATGCCTTTTCGGCAGCAATggtggacgacgagatgtCGGAGAACACCTCGGCATAATTGGGCTGTACTGAAATGTACGGTAGTGTCGCCATGATTACGACAGGAAGCCACGAGCTCTTTGCAAGAAGCAAGCACCGGCGGGTGAGAGAAAGTCGTGGTGGCAAGACGACAAGGGtttcgagtcgagctgagTACTGACTACTGGAAAGCTTCTTAACGCCGCGTCAGTGCGGCACAATTTCGCGGATCACGGAACTCGGGCCAaaagcacgaatcacgaatcatgaatcgttaatgtgaatcgtgaatcacgaatcgtgaatgttgcaCAATATGCTTCGTGCACGGTGCGCTCACGTTTGACCTTCGCTCACTAGTAAGTGCCGCACAATGTTTGCTGTGTGAgttgatgacgaggagcaTCACATTCAGTCACCATCGACACAGGCTGCTCGCATCGGTCCGTTGCGGTGTGCCAGTATATATGCTCTTGCACGTTAGCGATGCGACTTGGGCCCTTTGTATGCCAACACAACAATATCACCATCTCTTCTTGGATCTTCGTGTTTGGGCGTGTTCCAATACCTGGCTACCTCCCTATATCCTTTCAAGCTCAACAGATTCTTGAGCGTCCTCGTATGCCCTGGTTTTCTCGTTCCCTCCTTGAGCAGACTTTCAAACACCACCAAGTGACTAGGCCACGAATGGCGCCAACCTTTGTCCCATGGATGACCCCctccttgctgctgtgactTGGGAGACGCTGGATAGTCGGTGTTGACATTGTACGGAAACCGATCGACGAGATACTTGATGGGGTCGTGGTAGAAAAAGTCGCTCTGATCCCAATACTCGACCGTCTGCTGCTCACGGGTCATCAGCGATCTCGATGGGGGAGGTGGACACTGGATGAACCAgcttcgatcgacgagttgCTTGTCGTGCAGATGCGTCGCCCATGGTGTTGAGTGGCATGGCATGAGGAAGCCCAGGTTGTGGATGCGACCGAAGCCAGAGCCAAACTCGACTTGATTCGCAGATGACTCGGATGTgagctgttgctgccgaaACATCCTGCCGAGCTCAAAGGGGACCTGCTCCTGACCGACAGCGTGGATTGTGGTCAAGTAAACGGCTGCTATGGGTTGTAACGTCAGCAgaacagctcgaagccAAAAAGGGAGCAAGTTCAGAGCTCGCCACATATGCTTGAGTGGGCCATCTTGATGATCGGTTAGCATTGGAACGGCTTTGCGAGATCTTCTTTTGGCGTACGACGATTCCAGGCCTGTGGCAGCAAGTATGGTGAGGGCTGGAAGAAGCGGTTGCAGGAACCTAAATTCTTTGTGTCCTAGCAAAGAGTAGACGGCCACCGTCACACATACAAGCCTCGCCAATGACCGCTTAGCATCAGCCGCAAGTGCTTGGTTGCGCTCTTGAAATGCTTTGAGCAGTCCGAACAGCGTGGCTGGAAGCCAGATGGTACACAGCACAGGTAGACCTTGACTGATATACCAATGGCAAGGATTCGTACCGTAAAAAATGCTCAGGTTGGCAACCACGTTCTTGTGTACGAAGGAGACAAGGCTGAGCGCAGGTAGTATCCTTGCACTCTCACCAACTTGGTTGGCCAAATAGTCATAAGTAGTGTCCACAATGAGCGCCAAACCGACCGATGCGAATCCAATGATTGCGAGGGTGGCAacaaagctgctcgcctcgccgACAAGTTCGAGAAGAGGCAGCACTGAGCCTTGCTGATCTTCAGCACTGCGGTCCGACGTGTTCGATCGAAGAGAACGCACCTGTCGAACGAAAAGCTCTGCAGTCAAGTACATCCACAGCATGCCATTTGTCGGGCGCAAGAGGCAAGCAAATGCAGCGAGCATGACGCTCTTTCGCAGCGTGCGATCGTAGATGATCCTAGAAATCTGCTTGATGTCCAAGTCCAAGTCTTCTTGCGaccgcttctgctgcgGACGCATCTGATGCCAGACGCACGCGGGACCCTGAAGCTGCATCAACATTGACCGTTCTTCCGCGCTGGAAAAGGTAGCGACATCGAAGCGGAGAGAGTAGAACGGTACGAAGGGCCAATAGAACAGAGCCGCTGCAGTGACTGCTGCCTCGGTAGAGTTGCTGAAGGTTCTTGTCGCCGTAAACAGCGCGTACAGATTGCATGTACCAACGAGCATTGCAAGCCAGCCAAGTGCGGGACCACCGATGCGATGTGCTAGGCGAAACGTATAAAAATCACCAATGGCAGCGACGATCGCTTGTTGCAGACGAGGGAACAGGACGAGTAGATACGACTTGTCCAGCCCCGTAGACTTGAGCAAAGCATAGCCGGGTACAAATAGTAACGGATGCAAGATGGATCGAACGGGACCGTTGAACAAGTTCTGCACTGCAGCTGTCAGATACGATGTGTTCGAGGGTGCGTCAACCGCGTAGGCCGAGACCCACTCCCAGGTCTTGAAGCCATAGCCAAAGACGAGACGATGTGCGATCTCGGTGGTCTGATAGTGCTCATCAGGCTGAAAGAATGTTCGAGTTGCCAGAGCGTTGCTGACGCGAAACGCTAGCAGAAAGCAAAAGAGCGAAGTGAGATTGACctgcgacgacgacgtgtTGGAGGGAGCTGAGCTGGAATACGGTGGTGACGCTGATTGTGCTGGCCGTGCAACACCTTGAGCTGCCGCCAGACGTGGTCTGGCTCGAAACTCCATGTTGCGCTCTTGGGAATTGGCGACGACCGGCGAGGCAAGATGGTGGACGTGCGCCAAACTGACCAAGAACAACACGAaaatgaatcacgaatcaaggGTCTCTcacctcctccttctccacATAGGatcaactcgtgactgcaacTTGGCGACAGCAACTTGGTCAGGTGTTGGGACACAGACTTTCCTAACACTCAACTTTTACGTGCaggtattcacgattgtgagTGTTACAACATGAGATGCCGACTTATTCCGTGAGCACGGCAACTTCGTCCAGTATGCCGAGTGCTGTTCAGTCGATTCTTGACGCTCAAATTGGTCATCAACACACAGGCCTCTTCTCGACCTCAAACTGTATTGGCTGGTGTTGGATTGCTGGGCGCAAATGCATGCTacgctcttcttcttcgaaTATAGTCTCGCACAGGTTCGTTGCCCGCTTCGTCCACGAAGAATCTTCTCTTCTCCTCATCCTGCCATACCAGCACaccgagctgcttggcgtagTTGCGCACCTCTTCAAAGTCGAATTGACTTGTAAAGTCGGTGAAGAGCGAACCCAAGTTTTGCTGGACTCGGTTCTTTTCGCGCTCCCATAATCTGATCTGATCCGACACGGTGACAGGAAGTAGAGGATCGTTACGATGCATCTGGAGGTgtgcgtgatgcgtgagATACGTGATGATCTGTTCGGCGGTGATGCCGTTTGCCAGGGCCGACTTGACCGAATCACGCGTAATGGATCCAACGACCAAATTCGGGAACCTGGCCTTGATGGTAACAAACAGCGACAGCACTGCGACTCGGAGCGGGTTCGAAGTATACGCGTAAAGGCGGTAGTTGGTCTCGAGGATGATGTAGCCTCGTTCTTCCTGCTCTGTTCCGTTGCTCGACAGCAGAGGTACAGCAGCGGACGAAGTGAGGGTGGTGGCAAGGCGTGTAGGGTAAAAGCGTCGGCTCGACGCTTTGCGTTGATAGACAAGACCGTAGTCGCGGAAATCTTCGAGCATGTGCAGCTGTGTTTCGGGCAACTCCTCTGTCGAGTAATCTCTGCCGAGCTCCAAGCTGCCCAGCATGAAGAGAAAGGcgagcacctcgaccagatcCATGTTTCGCTCCTCGGCCATATCGAGGTATTGCAAGAGCAAATCCCACAGCTGTGTGTTGACGTCTTCTAACAAAAACTGGAATCCACGGCTAGTGATGTTGAGTCCTCcattcgagctcgaggcggTTCTAGGCTGCATGAGATTGCTTCTACGTAAAAGGTAGAGCACGGGCTCACGAGGAGTGCTCGAGTTATCGCTGCCAACCATGTAATGGAGAATCGTTTCCCACTTTGTGCGAGCATACTGATCCAGAAAAGCCACATCCACCGCATTCTTGTCTTCTGTATCACAGGGTACACCAAAAGATCGATGTTTTCCTCCGCCCGTCAAGGCTCTTCGCATTCCTTCAGTGAAGCCGGCATTGAGCAGTAGCATCTGCTTGCCCGCCGATGCCTTGAGCTGTATGATGGACAGACGGGAGAGCTTgtcgacagcagcatcaaACTCATTTTTTACCTCCTTTTTGATCCACGCCAAGAAGTCGTCTGCTGCCAGCGGAACATCCAGAAAGAGCATGTGCATGATGAGCTGGCGCGCCATCATGGGGAGCAGTCGGAAGATAGCGAGACAGGATGCTGGTTTCTGGTAGAGACGGATGAGCACGGATCGAGGTTGCCGGTCCAAAAAGTCGTCGATGGTTTCAGCTCCAATgccagctgctctcgagTGTTCAGAAATGGCAAGCGCAGTGTTGGTACCTCCTTTGGCTGTGGATGTGAGTCCTTGGCCAGGCCCTGGTGTATGTCGCTGGCTCGCCATGGCGGGCTCTTGTTCTATTGCCTCAAAGCAGAGGTAGCGTAGATGCTTGTGCGCAAGTGGCGCGGGACTAGGTTGATTCGCacagctgcatctgctttgctctAGTGTCGGCGCCGGCGTCGCAAGGCTGGTGGTACGTGCTAGGGATGAGAAGCTGTGCGGCGAGGTTGGATCGAGGATaggctgctgcgcaaccacgaatcgtgaacgtgGAATGCATCACAAATCCTCCACACGACAACTCAAACGGACACATTTCCGAATTCCGAGGGCGAATGGATGATTTTTAAAATTGATTGTGACGCATTTGTGTATTTCGagtggtggaggaggtCTCAATCATAAAAGTGAGACTGAACTTCTCCAAAGCTTAGCTTGGAAAGAAAATTTTGGTGACACAAACGAGTTGGATACACGATAGATCGTAGATGGCTTCGACGTGTGTCTCGCAACACCATCGATGCTTCTTCTATGCTTCGGTCCGCAGCTTTACGATCATGGCAGCGTTCAGCACGACAGACGAGGCAGTTCTTACTGCCCCCCTCGAACTCAATCCACTGGCGCAGTCAGCAACCGCTTCATCCTCGGGTCGCTCGATCTACTATGTCTACGACATCCTTTCCACAGCAGCCAAAATTCACAGCGGTGGTTTCAAGCGAGTAGCTTTGCAATTCCCAGATGAAGCGCTCGTCGATTCGGTTCCTGTATACTGGGCGCTCAAGAGTGAGACTCGAAAGCTCTACTCTGCCGACGCTCAATCAGCGAACACCGCGTCAgtctcgacatcgacgTCAGCGTTGGGCTCCAACGACGGCTTGCCACAGTTGTACATTCTCGCAGACACAAGCTACGGAGGCTGCTGTGTGGACGAGGTAGCTGCTAAGCATGTGGATGCCGATCTAGTTGTGCATTATGGTCATGCTTGTCTCTCTGCTACTGCGAGGTTGCCAGTCATCTATGTGTTTACAAAGCAGCCACTCGAAGACGTTTCGGCTGCGGCAACCAGTCTGGCTGAAGAGACAAGTCGGAACATCTGCAGCGGCGATCCATCTACAGACATAGAAGCTCTGGTGCTGACGTATGACGTCTCGTGGGATCATGTGATTGACGATGTCTTCCATGCAACGCAACAGGCCCTGAAAGAACAGGGTGTGACGCTGCCGCTCGTCAGAACACATGTCGACTTTAGAAGAAACTACGAAGACAAGCTGTACAATGCAGAATCTGTGGCTTCTGGTGCGGCGTTGTCATCAGAATGCGGCGGGGCGGTGGGAGGCTCATGCTGTAATGGAGTGCAACAGGTTGCTCCTTCCTCCTGTTGTAATGGATCGACTTGCGTGTCTGCCAATTCGACGTCTACCGAGTTTTGCGCAACACCAACATCGAGGTTGACGTCAACCTGTCCGTCGTCTGCCTCTTCTGTGTCGCAACTGATCAAAGAGATTGGCTCTGATCGCTCATCTCAACTGCTCGGTCCCTCTCGCAGTGTCACTCTTCCGCCAGGTATCGATCTCTCACAATGTGGCTACCTTTACCTCGGACCTGAATCGCTCTCACTCACCAACCTCCTACTCACCCTGGGCGCTGCAACTCGGCTGATCTCCTACAACCCGCTTACGGGCCGGTCTCGGGTTGAAACCGGCTCAACGAATCGGCTGCTGATGAAGCGCTACGCTTGCGTGCTGAAAGCGCGCGATGCATCCGTCGTCGGACTTTTGGTCGGCACGCTTGGCGTCCACTCGTATCTTCCCTTGCTCAAGTATCTTCGTCAGCTACTGACGGCCAAACCGAGTAGGCGCAAAGTTTACACGATTTCGGTGGGCAAATTGAATCCAGCGAAACTGGCCAACTTCCAAGAGATCGATGTGTTTGTCCTCGTAGCGTGTCCTGAAAACACGTTGGTGGATAGCAAAGAGTTCTTTAGGCCGATCGTCACGCCGTTCGAGATGGAGTTGGCGGTCAAAGCGGCACAAAGACACGAGCTCGGTCAAGAGGGCGTAGATTGGAGTGGAAAGTATGTGTTGGATTTCGAGCGCTTGGTGCCGCACGAATTCAAGTCGAATGGAATCGAGGCCAACGGCTTAAATGCCAAAATGCATTCGctccagatcgagcagagTGACAATGTTGACCAGGTGGAATCCGAACGAGAGCCAAGCGATGATGATCAACCGCATTTTTCGCTCATCAGTGGAACGTATGTCCACAGACGCAAGTTTAACGCCAAGTCTACCTCGTCCACGTCCACCTTGCCGACGCCACAACAAGATGAGCTGCAGATGATTGCCAACCAGGCTGGTGGAGCAAATGAGGATCAAGTGTTGGTTCGCAACGCTACCAGCGGCCAACTCACCACGGTGCTAGAGACCGCGTCGATTGCACATCTGAAAAAGCGTGGTTGGAAGGGTTTAGAACAGAGACTGGGAATGGACGAGCCTAGTGTGCTGGAAGAAGGTCGACAAGGTATTGCAAAGGGATACAAGGATGCCGGTGGAGAAGGCGAAATTATGTAGGACTTGTCAATTCTAGAGCATCTCCACACTTGCTTGCTTTTGGCTGAGTGAGTACGTGACAACGCAAGCTTGGATTAGAAACCGCAGCGTAACAAAAGACCAAAGGAAACAGAAAACGTGAAAACTTGAGCAACAAAGCAAGATGAAAGCCGCCTAGATctttgcatcgcttccacccTCGAGCAGACCAACAAGCAACCACGAAGCTCCGGCAGCAACACCTCCCACGGCGAGCGTCGAGATAGCGCCATAGGCGTAGCCCTTGAAACCGCCTTCTCCACCGGTGACGCGCTGCTTGACGACACCAAATACCAAGAGAATCACACCTGTGATGATCACCGACAGTAACAGAGCCCTGCTAGCCTCTTGAACGAACATGTATGGCAACAGAGGGATGATACCACCGAGGAAGTAGCTGAGACCGATAGTGAGAGCCGAGACGTAAAGACGCGAGGTGCTGACGGGTTCCAGACCttcgccgagcttgagcaggaAGGGTGTGAGGCCGGCGTTTTCGAGATCTTGGTCcgtgagcagctgctgcgattCTTGGTCATCTgcagcgatgcgcttgTGTGCAGGAAcggtggaggtggaagaagggatcgagacgatgccGAACAATTTGCGTctggaggaggaggtaCGGTTCTGCTGGATGGCAGCGAGCTGTTCGGCttggcgacgagcttgttccTTTGCAGTCAATTCAGCAGCGATCTGCGCTGAGGTATCAGGGGCGATTCCGTATCCTTTGAGAATGTCGTGCACCTGACGCTCGACTTCAGTTCCACAGGAACGCTCGACCTTTTGCTGTGTGGATCTGAGATTGTATGCGAAATGGCTCAATTCGGCCTGTGCAGACAAGAATCCACCGATACCCATCGAGATTGCACCCGAAACCAGCTCTGCCAAGCCGGCAAgcacgacgagcttggtggaACCGGTGGAAGAAAGACCGGCGGTAAGGGCAAAGGGGACAGTAAGGCCATCGCTAAGACCGACGATGCAGTCGCGAGCGAAATCGGGGTCGATTAGCGTAcgctcgtcggcagctGTAACGTCTCTACAGCATACAAAACTGGGGTCGTGCTGTTGGGAAGGGCATTCGTGGGTGGCACTGAGGGTGGATgcggaggaagaggcggtACTGTTGCGGTTAGAGGCTTGAGGGACGGCTTGGTAGTTTTCGGTATTGGCCGTGGTTGTGGTTGACCAGAGCAGAGGGGTGGATTCGGTTTTCGAAGTGTTCTTGGAAGGGAGCTTGACCGAGGCACCTttcgaggaagaagcgcaggCACAATTGGCGCATCCGCCGCTAGCACCGGCGTTTttggtggaagagcaggCCATCTTGAGGATTGGAGAGAAGCAGATGAGGAATGGGATTGAAAGAATGGGATGGGATGGGGATGGGATGGTATGGATGGGGTGAGAAAGAGAACGAGACATGAGACCGAGACACGCTTGGTGACTATTTATCTCACTCGATGCTGCTAAGCGCAACTCGCGTCTGACCATCCATAACGCTTAAAAATTGACCGAgagaaccacgaaccaaAAGAAAAAAACCCACCAATTCGATTCCGATTCGGTAACAGGTTCAGGcaataatcacgaatcacgaaccacgaaccacgaaccacgaaccacgaaccacgaaccacgaaccacgaatcgtgatttttttctttctgTGAATTGTAAGTATGACAGTAAATAAGTTACATGAAACCCTTTGTCCACCCACGACTTTCTTGGGAGGACGCCCAGCGAGACGTAACGCCCAATGGTGCGCGGCGCATTACCGATCCGtttgattcacgattctgtgattcttTGGTCAAGCTTTTCACAATCGGGGTGCTTCGTGCGTAGATGACTCTCCAAGGCTCTGAGATGAATACAAAGGCGCCGACGTTGGACGTGTTTATGTCGGTGACGTCTGCTCTCTGCGTGAGCCAAGGCAACATTCGCACAGTGTACACACGACAGCgtgcagcaagcagagTCGTGACTTGTGTTTGGGCCACGAACCATGACACCATGATGGAAGGACGagtgtgaatcacgaatgcggatgattcgtgattccctCGGCTAGCCGAACAAGCGTTGTTTTTCGGCGAGACCGCCTGATAAGGCTGAAGACGCGTGACTCGCTGCCGCGGTAAAAATCGAGAATGGCGACAGATTAACGATTCCACTTGGACATGCTCCAATCAAATTGTCGCTATTGCTCATCCCATCTTCAGACCTTTTCGAGTCGAAATGGTGTACAGCCAATGTCGGCATAACATGTAGCCAACAACCGCGTGCCGCGTGCCCGTCACGCGTCACGCACGACGCGTTGTCTTGGCTGTCAGAATGCTCGGGTGTAACAAACAAGGAAAATTAATTCACAGatcacgaagcgtgaagcacgaagcacgaagcacgaagcacgaagcacgaagcacgaagcacgaagcacgaagcacgaagcacgaagcacgaagcgaAGCGTCGAGTGCGAAGgtgcaacgtgcaaaaCTACGCGCGACGCGTTAAGCTTGAGCGAGAGTATTCAACAGCTGCGACAGAGCCAAAAGAATTGAGCAggattctgtgattcacgaatcgcgctGCGAAATCCACGATTCTCAGTCGAAGCAGTCGCGAATCGGTTCAACGCTGCTCACACTCCACTTTGCCGCGATCGAAGCAATCCAGAAATAACTTAGGCAACAAGTTACAcagtcactcacgactcactcCCCCACCGCAGCCAAAGCTGGACAAGGCAAGgcactcaccactcgacTCAGCAccttggtcttgctcgtccgTCTAGTATCCTTCGTTCTGCTATCCTTCCGATTCTGCTTTCCGTCAAAGCTACGACGAGAGAACGCCAAGAACCGAGCTACTTGCTCGACATCACCGTCCGTCACCTCATCATTGACCATCTCGTCCTCTCTCACATGGTCTGGGCATACgagcaaagccaaagccaaagccatcGCCTCTAGTCTCGTTCCCTCTTGCTATCGCCTCCCCGTGTCACCGTCACAATGCAAGTCGAGGCTCCGgcgtcatcatcctcacCGCTCACTTCACTTTCTTCGCTCGCTCCCTCGTCTGCTCCCTCCGTTGAAGCCGCCTCCACCGTCGCCGGCTCTAGAGCCAAAGTCACCTATTCGCGCAAGCCTCTCGCAGCCGAACACGACGATCTCACGCGCGACAGCCTCAAGTCCTCATCCCCCTCTTCGCAGCCCTCCCCATCGGCTGACCTCTTTGACTCGCCAATGCGTTTCTATGGCCGCAACGCGCCTGTTCACATCGATCAGGATGGCAACGACGTAACGGGCGCTACCGAGAGCTCTCCTGCCACCACCGTTCCGGCTAATAACTCGGCCATCAAGATCGGCCCTTCCTCTCTCTTTCGACGCACCGATTCACACCCATCTCAACACAtcagcaacgacgatgatgcaTCTCGACTAAGCTCACCAGAGTCACCTGCACTCGATCGCACCAAGAAGTTTAACCTCGGCATGGCAAGAGCCATCTACGACTCGGACTTGGACTCGGACgctggcatcgacgccagcacTGTCCCATGCAACCCAACTTCAAAGCCTTTGAGCATCAAAGAGCATAGCGATGACCTCGAGTCTGTCCGCAACGTTGGCTCAGACCCTTTCACTGGCTCTCTGTCCTCCGTCCCTCCTTCAAATTCACAGCCCCTATCGTCTTTGCATCTCTCTTCGCACGAATCTGGCAACGGCC
This genomic interval carries:
- a CDS encoding uncharacterized protein (related to CCC1 - Proposed vacuolar iron transport protein); translated protein: MACSSTKNAGASGGCANCACASSSKGASVKLPSKNTSKTESTPLLWSTTTTANTENYQAVPQASNRNSTASSSASTLSATHECPSQQHDPSFVCCRDVTAADERTLIDPDFARDCIVGLSDGLTVPFALTAGLSSTGSTKLVVLAGLAELVSGAISMGIGGFLSAQAELSHFAYNLRSTQQKVERSCGTEVERQVHDILKGYGIAPDTSAQIAAELTAKEQARRQAEQLAAIQQNRTSSSRRKLFGIVSIPSSTSTVPAHKRIAADDQESQQLLTDQDLENAGLTPFLLKLGEGLEPVSTSRLYVSALTIGLSYFLGGIIPLLPYMFVQEASRALLLSVIITGVILLVFGVVKQRVTGGEGGFKGYAYGAISTLAVGGVAAGASWLLVGLLEGGSDAKI